Proteins encoded within one genomic window of Guyparkeria hydrothermalis:
- a CDS encoding dienelactone hydrolase family protein — translation MAAEIKTQELEYHGDDLRMQGMVAFDANAAGPRPAVLVVPEFWGRTAYMEKRARDMAEAGYVGFAIDLYGDGKLTEDANEATELMNRALSDFEALKRRYRLAIEAIKRHDRVDAERLGAIGYCFGGSVGLSMARQGVHHDALATFHAGIGGLAPVAGRVDTPTWIFTGEEDPMADPDEVERVAEEMREAGAEVQVIRYPGVSHAFTNPGADDKAARFGLPLAYDHAADRDSLQKTLEFFARRLG, via the coding sequence ATGGCCGCTGAGATCAAGACCCAGGAGCTCGAGTACCACGGTGACGATCTGCGCATGCAGGGCATGGTCGCCTTCGATGCCAATGCCGCCGGACCGCGACCGGCCGTGCTGGTGGTGCCCGAGTTCTGGGGGCGGACCGCCTACATGGAAAAGCGTGCCCGCGACATGGCCGAGGCCGGTTATGTGGGCTTCGCCATCGACCTCTACGGCGACGGCAAGCTGACCGAGGATGCCAACGAGGCCACCGAACTGATGAACCGGGCCCTGTCGGATTTCGAGGCGCTGAAGCGTCGCTACCGGCTCGCGATCGAGGCGATCAAGCGCCATGACCGAGTCGATGCCGAGCGTCTCGGCGCGATCGGGTACTGCTTCGGCGGCTCGGTGGGCCTGAGCATGGCACGCCAAGGCGTCCATCATGATGCACTGGCGACCTTCCATGCCGGCATCGGCGGTCTGGCGCCGGTTGCCGGCCGGGTCGACACGCCGACTTGGATCTTTACCGGCGAGGAAGACCCCATGGCCGACCCGGACGAGGTCGAGCGGGTCGCCGAGGAGATGCGAGAGGCGGGCGCCGAGGTGCAGGTCATTCGCTATCCGGGTGTCAGTCACGCCTTCACCAACCCCGGCGCTGACGATAAGGCGGCGCGGTTCGGCCTGCCGCTGGCCTATGACCACGCCGCCGATCGCGACTCCCTGCAGAAGACCCTCGAATTCTTCGCTCGCCGGCTGGGCTAG
- a CDS encoding general glycosylation pathway protein: MHSANYISTIDRYHEQSRSIRELIESIITGIGEPRLLTDQSALHSVTEKLIELYPFVDLVYLLDEEGVQIAEFGADETGHVNRAMGRGKGMDRSERPYFKFYKSDEEHVHLTEPYLSSASRDLCISATLRIEHQGRVGYLVIDVDLEAMISFLLGDTLRRRIEPFFRVLYGLFAAAMLLVAGVLFYSSMSELVGALMQPGWAAELRLKPFEVIVVLTLAMAIFDLAKTVFEEEVLMEKDVHRHSTVRRTMTRFVAAILVAILIEGLLTMFKVSMGYSDQGAVATLMVFAAAALLVALGLYVYLGALAEKALLSNNGRSRRQRHAREDHPG; the protein is encoded by the coding sequence ATGCACTCGGCCAACTACATCAGCACCATTGACCGCTATCACGAGCAGTCCCGCTCGATCCGAGAATTGATCGAATCGATCATCACCGGCATCGGCGAGCCGCGACTGCTTACCGACCAGTCTGCGCTGCATTCGGTCACCGAGAAGCTGATCGAACTGTATCCGTTCGTCGATCTGGTCTACCTGCTCGACGAGGAGGGTGTGCAAATTGCCGAGTTCGGCGCCGACGAGACCGGCCACGTCAACCGGGCCATGGGACGCGGCAAGGGCATGGATCGCAGCGAGCGGCCGTACTTCAAGTTCTACAAGTCCGACGAGGAGCACGTTCACCTGACCGAGCCTTACCTGTCCTCGGCTTCGCGGGATCTGTGCATCTCGGCGACCCTGCGCATCGAGCACCAGGGACGGGTGGGCTATCTGGTCATCGACGTGGATCTCGAGGCGATGATCAGCTTCCTGCTCGGCGATACGCTGCGTCGTCGCATCGAACCGTTCTTCCGCGTCCTCTATGGGCTGTTCGCGGCGGCCATGCTGCTGGTTGCCGGGGTGCTGTTCTACAGCAGCATGAGCGAACTGGTCGGTGCCCTGATGCAGCCCGGCTGGGCGGCGGAGCTCAGGCTCAAGCCATTCGAGGTGATCGTCGTGCTCACCCTGGCGATGGCGATCTTCGATCTCGCCAAGACGGTGTTCGAGGAGGAGGTCCTGATGGAGAAGGACGTCCACCGGCACAGCACGGTGCGACGGACCATGACCCGCTTCGTTGCCGCCATCCTGGTCGCCATCCTGATCGAGGGCCTGCTGACGATGTTCAAGGTCTCGATGGGTTACTCCGATCAGGGCGCGGTGGCCACCCTGATGGTATTCGCGGCAGCCGCGTTGCTGGTCGCCTTGGGGCTCTACGTTTACCTTGGAGCGCTTGCGGAAAAGGCGCTCCTGAGCAACAACGGCCGGTCTCGTCGGCAACGCCACGCCCGAGAAGACCACCCGGGCTGA
- a CDS encoding electron transport complex subunit E, whose product MSEPRLSELALDGLWKNNPALVQVLGLCPLLAISNTMVNAIGLAVATLVTLVVSNGVVSLIRDWVRPEVRLPVYVMVIASVVTIIELIMNAHFHSLYNTLGIFIPLIVTNCIIIARAEGFASRHAFGFSVFDGFVMGAGFGLVLITLGGMRELIGFGTLLAGAEQLFGPMAVDWGVRLLPEQMTFLLALMPPGAFIGLGLLVAFKQAVDQRTARRARAAQAARSGEPTADPVG is encoded by the coding sequence ATGAGTGAACCACGTCTGTCCGAACTGGCCCTCGACGGGCTGTGGAAGAACAACCCGGCGCTGGTCCAGGTGCTGGGCTTGTGCCCGCTGCTGGCGATATCCAACACCATGGTCAACGCGATCGGCCTGGCGGTTGCCACGCTGGTGACACTGGTGGTGTCCAACGGCGTGGTGTCGCTGATCCGTGACTGGGTTCGCCCGGAAGTCCGTCTGCCCGTCTACGTCATGGTGATCGCCTCGGTGGTGACCATCATCGAGCTGATCATGAACGCGCACTTCCACTCGCTCTACAACACGTTAGGCATCTTCATTCCGCTGATCGTCACCAACTGCATCATCATCGCCCGCGCCGAGGGCTTCGCCTCGCGTCACGCCTTCGGCTTCTCGGTGTTCGACGGCTTCGTCATGGGGGCCGGATTCGGGCTGGTGCTGATCACGCTCGGCGGCATGCGTGAACTGATCGGTTTCGGCACGCTCCTGGCGGGCGCCGAGCAGCTGTTCGGCCCGATGGCCGTCGACTGGGGCGTGCGCCTCCTGCCCGAGCAGATGACCTTCCTGCTGGCCCTAATGCCGCCGGGCGCCTTCATCGGCCTGGGTCTGCTGGTCGCCTTCAAGCAGGCGGTCGACCAGCGCACCGCGCGGCGCGCCCGTGCCGCTCAGGCTGCCCGCAGCGGCGAGCCGACTGCCGACCCGGTTGGCTGA
- a CDS encoding NAD(P)/FAD-dependent oxidoreductase gives MDFDVVIIGAGAAGLMCAATAGYRGRRVLVLDHARKAGQKILMSGGGRCNFTNLNSTPNQFLSANPHFCISALKRYPPSAFLELVDRHGIDYVEKAPGQLFCAGKAREIVDLLLTECDWAGAEVRMKTGVEAIEVIDGGYRLRTPNGTITTESLVIATGGLSIPTMGATPFGYEVARQFGLKVLPTRAGLVPFTLHPALKERLAPLAGISTPVAASAGGMRFEEPLLFTHRGLSGPAMLQISSFWQPGEPLMIDLLPGRDVIAELTERRRRHPQGTMLQYLDEHLPRRLVRVLCDWHGWSQPLQEYSREDIAAAADHLQRWAVHPAGTEGYRTAEVTLGGVDTHELSSQSMEARSQPGLFFIGEVVDVTGHLGGHNFQWAWASGVAAGQVA, from the coding sequence ATGGACTTCGACGTGGTGATCATCGGCGCGGGCGCGGCGGGCCTGATGTGCGCCGCCACCGCCGGCTACCGCGGCCGTCGCGTGCTGGTGCTCGATCACGCCCGCAAGGCCGGCCAGAAGATCCTGATGTCCGGCGGCGGGCGCTGCAACTTCACCAACCTCAACAGCACGCCGAACCAGTTCCTGTCGGCCAACCCGCATTTCTGCATCTCGGCACTCAAGCGCTACCCGCCGAGCGCCTTCCTCGAGCTGGTCGACCGCCACGGCATCGACTACGTCGAAAAGGCCCCGGGACAGCTGTTCTGCGCCGGCAAGGCGCGCGAGATCGTCGACCTGCTGCTGACCGAGTGCGACTGGGCCGGCGCCGAGGTGCGCATGAAGACCGGGGTCGAAGCGATCGAGGTAATCGACGGCGGCTACCGCCTGCGCACCCCGAACGGGACGATCACCACCGAGTCGCTGGTGATCGCCACCGGCGGTTTGTCGATTCCCACCATGGGCGCCACCCCGTTCGGCTACGAGGTCGCCCGCCAGTTCGGCCTCAAGGTGCTGCCGACACGCGCCGGGCTGGTGCCCTTCACGCTGCATCCCGCGCTCAAGGAGCGTCTCGCCCCGCTTGCCGGCATCAGCACCCCCGTCGCGGCAAGCGCAGGCGGGATGCGTTTCGAGGAGCCACTGCTGTTCACCCACCGCGGCCTTTCCGGTCCGGCCATGCTGCAGATCTCGAGCTTTTGGCAACCGGGCGAGCCGCTGATGATCGACCTGCTGCCCGGGCGCGATGTCATCGCCGAACTGACCGAGCGGCGCCGCCGGCACCCTCAGGGCACGATGCTGCAGTACCTCGACGAGCACCTGCCACGCCGGCTGGTGCGGGTCCTGTGCGACTGGCACGGCTGGTCACAGCCGCTGCAGGAATACTCGCGCGAAGACATCGCGGCGGCCGCCGATCACCTGCAGCGCTGGGCGGTGCATCCCGCCGGCACCGAAGGCTACCGAACCGCAGAAGTCACCCTCGGCGGGGTCGATACCCACGAGCTTTCCTCGCAGAGCATGGAAGCACGCAGCCAGCCGGGTCTATTCTTCATTGGCGAAGTGGTCGACGTCACCGGCCACCTCGGCGGCCACAACTTCCAGTGGGCCTGGGCCTCGGGAGTCGCGGCTGGCCAGGTTGCGTGA
- a CDS encoding RnfABCDGE type electron transport complex subunit D has protein sequence MKFPVQTSPHVEARSSVADVMTTVLWALVPGTVAAVWLLGWGVLVNVLLAVGAAWLAEALMLWLRARPFRPALTDRSVLITGWILALCLPNLAPWWLPVVGAVFAVAVAKQLYGGIGYNLFNPAMVGYVVLLVSFPEAMTRWGAPIEGGAASLSFFEALQWSLFGVLPAGTGFDALSQATPLDQWRMVMTQGGEMAGAGASIWQGGGWSLWLNVAFLAGGAWMLWRGAIRWHIPVAMITGVLATATLLWGIDSERFADPLFHLISGGVIFGALFVATDPVTASTTPRGRLVFGFGIGMLAVLIRSFGNYPDGVAFAILLMNLAVPLIDYYTQPAVFGRKGRVDAGGEKGS, from the coding sequence ATGAAGTTTCCGGTCCAGACCTCGCCGCACGTCGAGGCCCGCTCGAGCGTCGCCGACGTGATGACCACCGTGCTCTGGGCGCTGGTGCCGGGCACGGTCGCCGCCGTCTGGCTGCTTGGCTGGGGGGTGCTGGTCAACGTCCTGCTGGCAGTCGGCGCGGCCTGGCTGGCCGAGGCGCTGATGCTGTGGCTGCGCGCGCGACCGTTCCGTCCGGCGCTCACCGATCGCTCGGTGCTGATCACCGGCTGGATCTTGGCGCTGTGCCTGCCCAATCTCGCGCCCTGGTGGCTGCCGGTGGTCGGGGCGGTATTCGCCGTGGCGGTCGCCAAGCAGCTTTACGGCGGTATCGGCTACAACCTGTTCAACCCCGCCATGGTCGGCTACGTGGTGCTGCTGGTGTCCTTCCCCGAGGCCATGACACGCTGGGGCGCGCCCATCGAGGGTGGGGCGGCCAGCCTGTCGTTCTTCGAGGCGCTGCAGTGGAGTCTGTTCGGCGTGTTGCCGGCCGGCACGGGCTTCGATGCCCTGAGTCAGGCAACCCCGCTCGATCAGTGGCGCATGGTAATGACCCAAGGCGGCGAGATGGCCGGTGCGGGTGCCTCGATCTGGCAGGGTGGCGGCTGGTCGCTGTGGCTGAACGTCGCCTTCCTCGCCGGCGGGGCGTGGATGCTCTGGCGCGGTGCGATCCGCTGGCACATCCCGGTCGCGATGATCACGGGCGTGCTGGCCACGGCAACCCTGCTGTGGGGCATTGATTCCGAGCGCTTCGCCGACCCGCTGTTCCATCTGATCAGCGGCGGGGTGATCTTCGGCGCCCTGTTCGTCGCCACCGACCCGGTCACGGCCTCGACTACGCCGCGCGGACGGCTGGTGTTCGGTTTCGGCATCGGCATGCTCGCCGTACTGATCCGCAGCTTCGGCAACTACCCTGACGGAGTGGCCTTCGCGATACTGCTGATGAACCTTGCCGTGCCGCTGATCGACTATTACACGCAGCCGGCGGTGTTCGGCCGCAAGGGCCGGGTTGATGCTGGCGGGGAGAAGGGCTCGTGA
- the rsxB gene encoding electron transport complex subunit RsxB, whose product MWLAIFLAVGLAILFGVLLGLAAQFFRVEGNPLAERIDELLPQTQCGQCGYPGCKPYAEAMAKGDADINRCPPGGESTIRNLADLLDVEFKPLDDELEVQEVKTLAIIDEDVCIGCTKCIQACPVDAILGAAKQMHTVIEDECTGCELCVEPCPVDCIDMVPVEEGVEAYRFPMPESAHPVPTRGPAAQREAPAHA is encoded by the coding sequence ATGTGGCTGGCGATCTTTCTTGCCGTCGGGCTGGCGATCCTGTTCGGTGTGCTGCTGGGGCTGGCGGCGCAGTTCTTCCGTGTGGAGGGCAACCCGCTCGCCGAACGGATCGACGAGCTGTTGCCGCAGACGCAGTGCGGCCAGTGCGGCTACCCCGGCTGCAAGCCGTACGCCGAGGCGATGGCCAAGGGCGATGCGGACATCAACCGTTGCCCGCCGGGCGGCGAGTCGACCATCCGCAATCTCGCCGACCTGCTGGACGTGGAGTTCAAGCCGCTGGATGACGAGCTTGAGGTCCAGGAGGTCAAGACCCTCGCCATCATCGACGAGGACGTCTGTATCGGCTGCACCAAGTGCATTCAGGCCTGCCCGGTGGACGCGATCCTCGGTGCGGCCAAGCAGATGCACACGGTGATCGAGGACGAGTGCACCGGCTGCGAGTTGTGCGTCGAGCCCTGCCCGGTGGACTGCATCGACATGGTGCCGGTCGAGGAGGGTGTCGAAGCCTACCGCTTCCCGATGCCCGAATCCGCCCACCCGGTACCCACGCGCGGCCCGGCCGCCCAACGGGAGGCGCCGGCCCATGCCTGA
- the rsxC gene encoding electron transport complex subunit RsxC — protein sequence MPEARATVSPGLHGFHGGLDVESHKAPACDRSIGEMPLVDEYVLPLHMHIGAPAIPVVSVGDHVGRGQLLARPDDFISAAIHAPTSGVIKAIEPRGLPHPGGLSAQSIVLAADGEDRAADPFPPWPDYRDKSPVEIRSRLREAGIVGLGGAVFPTAVKLATANPGGVETLVLNGAECEPYISCDDRLMQEAPESIIRGAQMMLHAVAAARCLIGIEDNKPQAIAALQAVIDRLAAEEGEDRFSIKVVPSIYPAGGEKQLIRTLTGIEVPRNRHVTDYQLLCLNVGTVANSWHAVVEGRALTERVVTVTGGGVAEPRNLRVRIGTPMAKVIEAAGGYTEGVDRLLMGGPMMGFALHDDEVPVVKATNCLLAMRPVDRDPAPPPQPCIRCSRCSEACPADLLPQQLYWYARAQQFDRSHDYHLFDCIECGVCSAVCPSHIPLVQYFRHAKTEIWSAEREKAKAEHARRRFEFHNERIERQKAEREAALAKKRAAIKAAQEKAAAKEAAGDEDSGPAEASGDQKPKADQPAGEDKSAAALSIEAARARAKARKARAQQAQPAADADKSAAPKSGESPERPGGSS from the coding sequence ATGCCTGAGGCGCGCGCGACGGTCTCGCCGGGGCTGCATGGCTTTCACGGGGGGCTCGATGTCGAGTCTCACAAGGCGCCTGCCTGTGACCGTTCCATCGGCGAGATGCCGCTGGTCGACGAGTACGTCCTGCCGCTGCACATGCATATCGGCGCGCCGGCGATCCCGGTGGTGTCGGTGGGCGATCATGTCGGTCGCGGTCAGCTCCTGGCCCGCCCGGACGACTTCATCTCCGCGGCTATCCATGCCCCGACTTCCGGGGTGATCAAGGCGATCGAGCCGCGTGGGCTGCCGCATCCGGGTGGTCTGTCGGCGCAGAGCATCGTGCTGGCCGCCGACGGCGAGGACCGTGCGGCCGACCCCTTCCCGCCCTGGCCCGACTACCGGGACAAGAGTCCGGTCGAGATCCGCTCGCGGTTGCGCGAGGCCGGCATCGTCGGGCTGGGCGGGGCCGTCTTCCCAACGGCCGTGAAGCTCGCCACTGCCAATCCCGGCGGGGTGGAGACGCTGGTGCTCAACGGCGCCGAATGCGAGCCCTATATCTCCTGCGATGACCGCCTGATGCAGGAGGCGCCCGAGAGCATCATCCGCGGGGCACAGATGATGCTGCATGCGGTGGCCGCGGCCCGCTGCCTGATCGGCATCGAGGACAACAAGCCGCAGGCGATCGCGGCGCTGCAGGCGGTGATCGACCGGTTGGCGGCCGAGGAGGGCGAGGATCGCTTCAGCATCAAGGTGGTGCCGAGCATCTACCCGGCCGGTGGCGAGAAGCAGTTGATCCGCACGCTCACGGGCATCGAGGTGCCGCGTAACCGTCATGTGACCGACTACCAGCTGCTGTGCCTGAACGTGGGCACGGTGGCCAACAGCTGGCACGCCGTGGTCGAAGGTCGGGCGCTGACCGAGCGGGTCGTGACCGTTACCGGCGGCGGAGTGGCCGAGCCACGCAATCTCCGCGTGCGTATCGGCACGCCGATGGCCAAGGTGATCGAGGCGGCAGGTGGCTATACCGAGGGCGTCGACCGGTTGTTGATGGGCGGGCCGATGATGGGCTTCGCTCTGCACGATGATGAGGTGCCGGTGGTCAAGGCGACCAATTGCCTGCTGGCGATGCGCCCGGTCGACCGTGACCCGGCACCGCCGCCGCAGCCCTGCATTCGTTGCTCGCGCTGCTCGGAGGCCTGCCCGGCCGACTTGCTGCCGCAACAGCTCTACTGGTATGCGCGCGCCCAGCAGTTCGACCGCAGCCACGACTATCATCTGTTCGACTGCATCGAGTGCGGCGTCTGCTCGGCGGTGTGTCCGTCGCATATCCCGCTGGTGCAGTACTTCCGCCACGCCAAGACCGAGATCTGGTCGGCCGAGCGTGAGAAGGCCAAGGCCGAGCATGCGCGGCGCCGGTTCGAATTCCACAACGAGCGTATCGAGCGGCAGAAGGCCGAGCGCGAGGCGGCCCTGGCGAAAAAGCGTGCCGCGATCAAGGCCGCCCAGGAGAAGGCCGCGGCCAAGGAGGCGGCCGGCGACGAGGACTCTGGCCCGGCCGAGGCGAGCGGAGATCAGAAGCCGAAGGCCGATCAGCCGGCCGGCGAGGACAAATCCGCCGCTGCGCTGAGCATCGAGGCGGCCCGAGCGCGGGCCAAGGCCCGCAAGGCGCGCGCACAACAGGCGCAGCCGGCGGCAGATGCGGATAAGAGCGCTGCCCCCAAATCGGGCGAATCACCTGAACGGCCGGGAGGGTCGTCATGA
- the nagZ gene encoding beta-N-acetylhexosaminidase encodes MTALGPLMIDLVGPEVTAADRRRLQHPSVGGVILFARHFESRAQLKALIEEIRSLRRPHLLVAVDQEGGRVQRFKEDGFLPLPAMGRIGDLFDKDRQAGLEAARSLGWLMATQLREVGVDLSFAPVLDLDRGISGVIGDRAFDERPEAVIALAIAWTGGMREAGMAAVGKHYPGHGAVAADSHIAHPVDTRSLATMEKTDLRPFRAMAERLIPGLMVSHVIYPEVDERPAGFSPVWVREILREQWGYEGAVFSDDLTMAAASAVGEIEQRVEQCLAAGVDMALICNHPELVDRVQKRLEFVASPQREARLARMFGHGPVPSEERLARSPRLAEARQWIERLGVDQPDLFPDRA; translated from the coding sequence ATGACGGCACTTGGTCCCCTCATGATCGATCTGGTCGGCCCGGAGGTCACTGCCGCCGATCGTCGACGTTTGCAACACCCTTCGGTGGGGGGCGTGATCCTGTTCGCCCGCCACTTCGAAAGCCGAGCACAGCTCAAGGCACTGATCGAGGAGATCCGTTCCTTGCGTCGGCCGCACCTGCTGGTCGCCGTCGATCAGGAGGGAGGGCGCGTTCAGCGCTTCAAGGAAGACGGATTCCTGCCGCTGCCGGCGATGGGCCGCATTGGCGACCTGTTCGACAAGGACCGCCAGGCGGGGCTGGAGGCAGCCCGTTCGCTGGGCTGGTTGATGGCGACCCAACTGCGTGAAGTCGGCGTGGACCTCAGTTTCGCGCCGGTGCTCGATCTCGACCGAGGCATCAGCGGCGTGATCGGTGATCGCGCCTTCGACGAGCGTCCCGAGGCCGTGATCGCCCTGGCGATTGCCTGGACCGGCGGCATGCGTGAGGCGGGCATGGCGGCGGTCGGCAAGCACTACCCCGGCCACGGGGCGGTGGCGGCCGACTCGCATATCGCTCATCCCGTCGACACGCGCTCGCTTGCCACCATGGAGAAGACCGACCTGCGGCCGTTCCGGGCCATGGCCGAGCGTCTGATCCCGGGACTGATGGTCTCCCACGTGATCTACCCCGAGGTCGACGAGCGCCCGGCCGGCTTCTCCCCGGTGTGGGTGCGCGAGATCCTGCGCGAGCAGTGGGGCTACGAGGGAGCGGTGTTCAGCGACGACCTGACCATGGCGGCCGCCTCCGCAGTCGGCGAGATCGAGCAGCGGGTCGAGCAGTGCCTCGCCGCCGGTGTCGACATGGCGCTGATCTGCAACCATCCCGAGCTGGTCGATCGCGTGCAGAAGCGGCTCGAATTCGTCGCCAGCCCGCAGCGCGAAGCGCGTCTGGCACGCATGTTCGGCCATGGTCCGGTGCCGTCGGAAGAGCGGCTAGCCCGCTCGCCCCGCCTTGCCGAGGCTCGGCAGTGGATCGAGCGGCTCGGCGTGGATCAGCCCGATCTGTTTCCCGATCGGGCCTGA
- the dnaQ gene encoding DNA polymerase III subunit epsilon, with product MRQIVLDTETTGMPVEEGHRLIEIGAVELVERRPTHRNYHQYLNPERAVDAGAFAVHGLSNDFLENKPRFAEVVEEFLDYVRGAELIIHNAAFDVGFLDAELKRAGFPPLSEHVDLVTDSLAIARDKHPGQRNSLDALCRRYQIDNSDRTLHGALLDSEILADVYLALTGGQWDLSFDNPAETATAGQAALGTIRGDRPRLRVIAPEADAAAAHAEWVERLKKADEAFEWPQFSS from the coding sequence CTGCGACAGATCGTTCTGGACACCGAAACCACCGGCATGCCGGTCGAGGAGGGTCACCGCCTGATCGAGATCGGCGCGGTCGAGCTGGTCGAGCGGCGCCCGACGCACCGCAACTATCATCAGTACCTCAACCCCGAGCGGGCGGTGGATGCCGGCGCCTTCGCCGTGCACGGCTTGTCCAATGACTTCCTGGAAAACAAGCCGCGCTTTGCCGAGGTGGTCGAGGAATTCCTCGACTACGTCCGTGGTGCCGAGCTGATCATCCACAATGCCGCGTTCGATGTCGGCTTCCTTGATGCCGAGCTCAAGCGCGCCGGCTTCCCGCCGCTGTCCGAGCACGTCGATCTGGTCACCGACTCGCTCGCCATCGCCCGCGACAAGCACCCCGGGCAGCGCAACAGCCTCGACGCCCTCTGCCGTCGCTACCAGATCGACAACTCCGACCGGACCCTGCACGGCGCGCTGCTCGACTCGGAGATCCTCGCCGACGTCTACCTCGCCCTGACCGGCGGCCAGTGGGACCTGTCCTTTGACAATCCCGCCGAGACAGCCACCGCCGGCCAGGCGGCACTGGGCACCATCCGCGGCGACCGGCCGCGCTTGCGCGTGATCGCGCCCGAGGCCGATGCGGCCGCCGCGCATGCCGAGTGGGTTGAGCGGCTCAAGAAGGCCGACGAGGCCTTCGAGTGGCCGCAATTCTCCTCCTGA
- the rsxA gene encoding electron transport complex subunit RsxA: MTEYILILISTILVNNFVLVKFLGLCPFLGVSNKVETAIGMSLATTFVLTLSAIASYVTHAWLLEPLGLGYLRTIMFIVVIAVVVNFTEMMVRKTSPLLHNVLGIYLPLITTNCAVLGVALLNVQQANTFIESALYGFGASVGFSMVLILFSALRERLAAADVPAAFEGVPIALVTAGLMALGFMGFAGMVTV; this comes from the coding sequence TTGACTGAATACATCCTCATCCTGATCAGTACCATCCTGGTCAACAACTTCGTGCTGGTGAAGTTCCTCGGCCTGTGCCCGTTCCTGGGGGTATCGAACAAGGTCGAGACGGCCATCGGCATGTCGCTGGCGACCACCTTCGTGCTCACGCTCTCGGCGATCGCCAGCTACGTCACGCACGCTTGGCTGCTCGAACCGTTGGGGCTGGGCTACCTGCGTACGATCATGTTTATCGTGGTGATCGCGGTGGTGGTCAATTTCACCGAGATGATGGTGAGAAAGACCAGCCCGCTGTTGCACAACGTGCTCGGCATCTACCTGCCGCTGATCACCACCAACTGCGCCGTGCTGGGTGTGGCGCTGCTCAACGTCCAGCAGGCGAACACCTTCATCGAGTCGGCGCTGTACGGCTTCGGTGCCTCGGTGGGCTTCTCGATGGTGCTTATCCTGTTCTCCGCTCTACGTGAGCGACTGGCCGCGGCCGACGTGCCGGCGGCCTTCGAAGGCGTGCCGATCGCCCTGGTCACGGCCGGGTTGATGGCACTGGGTTTCATGGGCTTTGCCGGGATGGTGACTGTCTGA
- a CDS encoding YaiI/YqxD family protein yields MSIWVDADACPGPIKTMLFRAADRVGVDIVLVANHPLPTPRSRRVSFLQVAPGFDVADNAIVERVSAGELVITADIELAAEVLAKGAAAIGPRGERFDAESIRGRQAQREFMQTLRESGVSTGGPPPLGPKDKQAFASALERWLNQYQRQCGGENRR; encoded by the coding sequence TTGTCCATCTGGGTCGATGCCGATGCCTGTCCGGGGCCGATCAAGACCATGCTGTTCCGAGCCGCCGACCGGGTGGGTGTGGATATCGTGCTGGTGGCCAATCACCCGCTGCCGACGCCACGTTCCCGGCGGGTCAGCTTTCTTCAGGTGGCACCGGGCTTTGATGTCGCCGACAATGCCATCGTCGAGCGCGTTTCCGCCGGCGAGCTGGTGATCACCGCCGATATCGAGCTGGCGGCTGAAGTGCTGGCCAAGGGCGCGGCGGCGATCGGCCCGCGTGGCGAGCGTTTCGATGCCGAATCCATCCGCGGCCGGCAGGCGCAGCGCGAATTCATGCAGACCCTGCGCGAGAGCGGGGTTTCCACCGGCGGCCCGCCGCCGCTGGGGCCTAAGGACAAGCAGGCCTTCGCCAGCGCCCTGGAGCGATGGCTGAATCAATATCAACGCCAATGCGGAGGCGAAAACCGTCGATGA
- a CDS encoding RnfABCDGE type electron transport complex subunit G — protein sequence MKDLELRRVVITAVILAVFFGLGVGFVAYTQQKTADQIELNRQAVLLGQIMAVLSGEAHDNNPAEDAFVLPDPQALNLGEPVIEPPADGVLPASLTVEERERAMAAGQLGFRGREGGQITAVAIPVVTHRGYSGDIRLLVGVRADGVISGVRVLEQNETPGLGDKIKADKTDWIKDFAGRRLGDPPLEGWAVKKDGGAFDQFTGATVSPRAVVEAIEDVLLYVREHRRQLFEQAARDDEEEHDDE from the coding sequence GTGAAGGACCTGGAGCTGCGTCGTGTCGTCATCACCGCGGTGATCCTGGCCGTGTTCTTCGGTCTGGGCGTGGGCTTCGTCGCCTATACCCAGCAGAAGACGGCCGACCAGATCGAGCTCAATCGCCAGGCGGTGTTGCTGGGTCAGATCATGGCGGTACTCTCGGGCGAGGCGCACGACAATAACCCGGCCGAGGACGCCTTCGTCCTGCCCGACCCGCAAGCGTTGAACCTGGGCGAACCGGTGATCGAGCCACCGGCAGACGGTGTGTTGCCGGCCTCGCTGACGGTCGAGGAGCGCGAGCGAGCGATGGCTGCCGGCCAGCTCGGCTTTCGGGGGCGTGAGGGTGGCCAAATCACGGCGGTGGCGATCCCGGTGGTCACCCACCGTGGCTACAGCGGCGACATCCGGCTGCTGGTTGGGGTGCGGGCCGATGGCGTGATCTCCGGCGTGCGGGTGCTCGAGCAGAACGAGACGCCGGGGCTGGGCGACAAGATCAAGGCCGACAAGACCGACTGGATAAAGGACTTTGCCGGACGTCGGCTCGGCGATCCGCCGCTCGAGGGCTGGGCGGTGAAGAAGGATGGTGGCGCCTTCGACCAGTTCACCGGGGCTACCGTGTCGCCACGGGCGGTGGTCGAGGCGATTGAGGACGTCCTGCTGTACGTGCGCGAGCATCGCCGCCAGTTGTTCGAGCAGGCCGCGCGTGACGACGAGGAGGAGCATGACGATGAGTGA